The Drosophila innubila isolate TH190305 chromosome 3R unlocalized genomic scaffold, UK_Dinn_1.0 2_E_3R, whole genome shotgun sequence genome has a segment encoding these proteins:
- the LOC117792826 gene encoding titin, with amino-acid sequence MTRKRSSPLGLEELVWSGAGLAILLMMLPALTQAAPLQEYTEIQQYPEGCYYNYAHYNEGDRIMTNEPCLNCTCHNRMLMCYLRVCPFTKPIGHDCIVEKREDQCCPIITCPEVPVNVPYHTPEPGTELSIPEKFGCSIEEKFYPEGAQVPSNPNKPCELCYCINNQTKCVMQECTLHVDGCTPIYNKGSCCPVRYSCDHENDVLELEDQSTATTTVRPTPGFILTTTMTPPVSTDCIHDGDLFADGASIRGKNACEHCYCMRGDIVCAVQECEMPMMSTASGKACRAMPAAEGECCPSNYICEDDSATTEIVEITTQEIRHDEDVITTSAPVKDIHGEIPKEDVDLQEHIDDEEKIKDESTEGPAEEAGSGEIDTTFAPEPEDKKKEKEPEVSTVVTDTRIDTPPESSTAASEEEGSGEEVKVTPEEGSGEEEAVKATTTTAPKATSDSEKEIAKPTTPATAEEDREKATTPTSSEEEDVVKATTPETEVSSEEDEIVKATTPAKEVSEEDEIVKPTTPAKEVSEEDEIVKPTTPAKEFSEEDEIVKATTPAGEEHDEQDTAKPATSIEDEIDEEDTVKATTTAPEISGDKDVEQATTPGKEVTTDDEIVKATTPAKDTSADDDIIKATTPSEEVSEEDEIVKATTPSKEVSDDDEIVRPTTSAKIDADDEIVKATTPAKDEDEIVKATTPAKATSEEDEIVKATTPSEEVSEDDEIVKATTPSEEVSEDDEIIKPTTPSKEVSDEEEIAKKTTPAKEEEDSVQATTPAKAASEEDETVKATTPAKAASEEDEIVQATTPSEEVSEEDEIVKATTPAKEIIPDDEFIKVTTPAGAESLEKETDKAPTSDEDTLQATTPARDISEEDKDIIKPSAGPSDEEQIVPVTTTEDISGEDDTSKTTTPAKQDDIEITKSTTAKTVEDQTESSTDISADKDVEKVEDVYTTTAGSQIPSSSTEGISTEESTSDEEKPVEESSTAGPILPGDKEEQPTTVPAVESDKKESDETEVDKEQTEQPKKGEVDSTTDKVTTPEKADEDTTETEKEIVSSTSVPLGEHKPTTEGSATEKDEEQTTQAAPAKSDIAPAVVDVDETTAQPETSEGTSTAKPGSVYLPPSSPDTDSQEPDETSTEIGEENVTASTTQKETPKPTEGKPEVPSVDTRTDFVVEKTTLPPSADEETTSATLPDMQLPSVIPGEGDCLVEGKTYANNTEVPATTPCDVSCTCVSSIVSCKAMECKIPEDREKCVLATDLLDGCCPTYICEDSDSTTPKADVSTPEDKSTTVKPETSAKPVDVVDEEDVSTSTEKVPEDVIMPSGITEQPMSHVKPDEEVPVTTAIPQLDEITTEKEVKKPTKEEIPSEKDDDEIVSATAAPEIKKDVQKPAEKEPQAEDDKETEDDMVSSTATPAIDETKKQPTHEEATTPAPVADDTQKEIEDTLAATTVAPVSKEEEKPTEEEKPTEEKTEAPESETEDKVSPSVATPTSEEASTETSEEEASSTEASVDGDKPTDEKIPASSTPAPTEVDITEKLTTLAPTTDDSKPSVEEDEKVPSGEESTEDSSAATTARPETEGDQDKKLFEEAPLPTPAAPAEADKDVEHPADKETSTEADIEQEPTKETDQDKNLFEEAPLPTPAAPAEADKDVEHPADTEKESDTTTKATISEEEKETSEDISTSAPEVTKDEEESTSVPVASDEDDVSSTEKVSIDKDAKDKATTVPPTSEDEVSTVSQLPEDVHDEQSTTTVASSVHKVTTKPSEDESSTAAPEKTGIVSEPTVTVSSPAADKDESDKESTTALPAEDEEDKLDASTVSPAHDEILSIPEDKIDEKPIKPITTDTKKPEDESVSSEPSSTEAGIEKETEIPSISTSPSTEEKDHEDKTENADEEHLSSTEKTTSEEPTSEEEAPSTSVPHTITASTSAPSVHDEEHKDTEDITTAVPSKATDEDTTSASEEIDVDSKLATTISPSVPNKDEEKPEIEASSTALPTTEGDKEIPEDKIDITTAVPIPEEEKPAEKEKPVSMDISTDAPFVEDVSTESEEELQDKLPSTTTKSPVDKVTESTTKIPSDDEIESGKFTTVAPSSGEASSKPDDEKTPAEEESTEDILAATIAVPQSTEDKKEPPLPTRAPTAEPEKETTSPASSENEVESDEATEPPSSEEEGEQISHDVLPTAAPADDQTKQEGDKADSTTVQPIEEEEGVKEPKPEEGIVSTTDAQPSESGKPSEKEPSATIAPSKDAHDEIEPATEKPSEEEDEDKKIASTPVPTEEESEQPSTTAATSIKAEGTTPSADDKIDVTTAPAAAPGAQDDDTEDTTAKPAVDKTEETGEPVKDGITTPKSEEEKEAAPIPTTFRTPVDTTLSPIHVPDAEEVDKKPIEDVMSQTIAPETEEDAESATTSAEDADKTPVTVTVAPAAHDIEATSEVSKHPSATEDVGKETTEPSAVEHEDTTDEAAGAKLKPPTPAPTADEVPTKAPVEEGTETPAQEPDSEEHTVKPAEEATSTAIPAVVTSSDSSEEGDESAESEEAHTPASEIPHKEEDSDESVEDGTEAAPEKPEHDETAVPAVDATTAAAVTESSSEESATKQPEIDSIMTVHPLFSHHITSTTKAPVIDDRVSVDQTEAAPAKPSTETSTTETPLTTTVASSAGHEPITPPSYGQQPQYPSYPEDEYDEEEVFGPGTCRYAGKIYVSAQQIPRDDPCDFCFCFRSDIICLQQSCPPPISGCHEEPISGFCCPRYECPVSMAAVLNITTSTTTTSTTLPPHFLNYSHGDAVKHTGCLINGRSYKVGEPIESTSGPCISCTCGGDGNMKCDPQQCVPEPTMRHVLAAATAHRKR; translated from the exons CTCCACTACAGGAATACACTGAAATTCAACAATATCCAg AAGGCTGCTACTACAACTATGCGCATTACAATGAGGGTGACCGTATTATGACCAATGAGCCATGTCTTAACTGCACCTGCCACAATCGCATGCTCATGTGCTACCTTAGAGTCTGCCCCTTCACAAAGCCCATTGGTCACGATTGCATTGTGGAGAAGCGCGAGGATCAATGCTGTCCCATCATTACCTGTCCAGAGG TGCCTGTTAATGTGCCCTATCATACTCCCGAGCCGGGCACTGAGTTGAGCATTCCTGAGAAGTTTGGCTGCAGCATTGAGGAGAAGTTCTACCCGGAAGGCGCCCAGGTGCCGTCGAATCCGAATAAGCCCTGTGAGCTCTGTTATTGTATTAACAATCAGACCAAGTGTGTTATGCAGGAGTGCACATTGCATGTTGATGGCTGCACGCCCATCTACAACAAGGGTTCCTGTTGTCCCGTTCGCTACAGTTGCG ACCATGAGAACGATGTGCTTGAGCTGGAGGATCAGTCGACAGCAACGACGACAGTACGTCCAACTCCTGGCTTTATTCTTACCACAACCATGACTCCGCCAGTGTCCACGGATTGCATCCACGATGGCGATCTCTTTGCTGATGGTGCCTCCATCAGGGGCAAGAATGCTTGTGAGCATTGCTACTGCATGCGTGGTGACATTGTCTGTGCCGTCCAAGAGTGTGAGATGCCTATGATGAGCACGGCCAGTGGAAAGGCCTGTCGTGCCATGCCCGCTGCCGAGGGAGAGTGCTGTCCCAGCAATTATATCTGCGAGGATGACAGCGCCACCACCGAAATTGTTGAGATCACCACACAAGAGATTAGACACGATGAGGATGTTATTACCACATCTGCTCCAGTCAAGGATATTCACGGTGAAATACCCAAGGAAGATGTTGATCTGCAGGAGCACATTGATGATGAGGAGAAGATCAAGGATGAGTCCACTGAGGGACCAGCTGAGGAAGCTGGCAGCGGTGAAATCGACACAACATTTGCTCCCGAGCCAGAGGATAAGAAGAAAGAGAAGGAACCTGAGGTTTCTACTGTTGTTACTGACACTCGTATTGATACTCCACCTGAATCATCCACGGCCGCATCTGAAGAGGAAGGCAGCGGTGAAGAGGTTAAGGTCACACCTGAGGAAGGAAGCGGAGAGGAGGAAGCTGTCAAGGCCACGACAACAACGGCTCCTAAGGCAACAAGTGACTCAGAGAAAGAGATTGCTAAGCCAACTACGCCAGCTACGGCAGAAGAAGATAGGGAGAAGGCTACAACACCTACATCCAGCGAAGAAGAAGATGTTGTCAAGGCTACAACTCCAGAAACCGAAGTCAGCAGTGAGGAAGATGAGATCGTCAAGGCTACTACTCCAGCAAAGGAAGTCAGCGAAGAAGATGAGATCGTCAAGCCTACTACTCCAGCTAAGGAAGTCAGCGAAGAAGATGAGATCGTTAAGCCTACTACTCCAGCTAAGGAATTCAGCGAAGAAGATGAGATCGTCAAGGCTACAACTCCAGCCGGAGAAGAACATGATGAACAAGATACTGCTAAGCCTGCTACTTCAATTGAGGATGAAATTGATGAAGAGGATACTGTCAAGGCTACAACTACTGCTCCAGAAATTAGTGGGGACAAGGATGTCGAGCAAGCAACCACTCCCGGCAAGGAAGTCACAACTGATGATGAAATCGTCAAGGCGACAACTCCTGCTAAGGATACCAGTGCCGACGATGATATCATTAAGGCGACAACTCCCTCCGAGGAAGTCAGCGAAGAAGATGAGATCGTTAAGGCTACAACTCCCTCCAAGGAAGTCAGCGATGACGATGAAATTGTTAGGCCAACAACTTCTGCCAAGATCGATGCTGATGATGAAATTGTCAAGGCTACAACTCCAGCTAAGGATGAAGATGAAATCGTCAAGGCTACAACTCCTGCTAAGGCAACTAGCGAAGAAGATGAAATCGTCAAGGCTACAACTCCTTCCGAGGAAGTCAGCGAAGATGACGAGATCGTTAAGGCTACAACTCCTTCCGAGGAAGTCAGTGAAGACGATGAGATTATCAAGCCAACTACTCCATCCAAGGAAGTCAGTGACGAAGAAGAAATCGCCAAGAAAACAACTCCCGCGAAGGAAGAAGAAGACAGCGTGCAGGCAACAACTCCAGCTAAGGCAGCTAGTGAAGAAGATGAAACCGTTAAGGCTACAACTCCAGCTAAGGCAGCTAGTGAAGAAGATGAAATCGTCCAGGCTACAACTCCTTCAGAGGAAGTCAGCGAAGAAGATGAGATCGTTAAAGCCACAACTCCCGCCAAGGAAATCATTCCTGATGATGAATTTATCAAGGTTACAACCCCAGCCGGAGCCGAGTCTCTTGAAAAGGAAACTGACAAAGCTCCCACCTCCGATGAGGACACTTTGCAAGCTACAACTCCAGCAAGAGATATTAGCGAAGAAGACAAGGATATTATCAAACCCAGCGCGGGTCCCAGCGATGAAGAACAAATCGTTCCAGTCACAACGACCGAGGATATTAGCGGAGAAGACGATACGTCCAAGACTACAACTCCAGCTAAACAAGACGACATTGAGATTACAAAGTCTACCACCGCCAAGACTGTGGAAGATCAGACTGAAAGCTCTACTGACATCTCAGCAGACAAAGATGTTGAGAAAGTCGAAGATGTTTACACAACAACAGCGGGCTCCCAGATTCCATCCTCCTCTACTGAAGGCATCAGTACCGAGGAGAGCACTTCGGATGAAGAAAAACCTGTGGAGGAGAGCAGCACAGCCGGTCCAATACTTCCTGGTGATAAGGAAGAGCAACCCACTACCGTACCCGCAGTCGAAAGCGATAAAAAGGAAAGTGATGAGACGGAAGTCGATAAGGAACAAACCGAGCAACCCAAGAAGGGAGAAGTGGACTCAACTACCGACAAAGTCACAACCCCTGAAAAGGCTGATGAAGATACAACTGAGacagaaaaagaaattgtgTCATCTACCAGTGTACCATTGGGTGAGCACAAGCCAACCACTGAAGGCTCCGCCACAGAGAAGGATGAGGAGCAAACTACACAAGCTGCTCCTGCCAAGTCTGATATTGCTCCCGCTGTCGTGGATGTGGATGAAACGACTGCCCAACCTGAAACAAGCGAAGGAACCTCAACTGCCAAACCAGGCTCAGTTTACCTGCCACCTTCGTCTCCAGATACCGACTCTCAGGAGCCTGATGAGACCAGTACCGAAATCGGAGAAGAAAATGTCACTGCATCAACAACTCAGAAGGAAACACCGAAACCAACCGAGGGTAAACCAGAAGTACCATCCGTTGATACCCGCACCGACTTTGTTGTCGAGAAGACAACCTTGCCTCCCAGTGCTGACGAAGAAACCACTTCAGCAACTCTACCCGACATGCAGCTGCCATCTGTCATTCCCGGAGAGGGCGATTGCTTGGTGGAAGGCAAGACCTATGCCAATAATACCGAAgtaccagcaacaacacctTGCGATGTATCCTGCACGTGCGTTAGCAGCATTGTTTCCTGCAAGGCAATGGAATGCAAGATACCCGAGGATAGAGAGAAGTGTGTCCTGGCTACTGATCTTCTTGATGGTTGCTGTCCAACCTACATTTGTGAAGACTCTGACTCTACGACTCCTAAGGCCGATGTTAGTACTCCTGAAGACAAGTCCACAACTGTTAAGCCTGAGACAAGTGCGAAGCCTGTGGATGTTGTCGATGAGGAAGATGTGTCTACAAGTACTGAGAAGGTACCTGAGGATGTCATTATGCCTTCTGGCATTACTGAACAACCAATGTCTCATGTCAAGCCCGATGAAGAGGTTCCAGTAACTACTGCAATTCCCCAACTGGACGAGATCACGACAGAGAAGGAAGTCAAGAAGCCGACTAAGGAAGAGATTCCTTCAGAaaaagatgatgatgaaattGTATCCGCAACTGCTGCTCCTGAGATCAAGAAGGATGTTCAAAAGCCTGCCGAGAAAGAGCCTCAAGCTGAGGATGATAAGGAAACTGAGGATGACATGGTCTCCTCAACTGCTACACCAGCTATTGATGAAACCAAGAAACAACCTACTCACGAAGAAGCCACAACACCCGCTCCAGTTGCCGATGATACACAGAAGGAGATTGAAGATACTTTGGCTGCTACAACAGTTGCTCCGGTTTCGAAGGAGGAAGAGAAACCAACCGAGGAAGAGAAGCCTACTGAAGAGAAGACTGAAGCGCCAGAAAGCGAGACTGAGGATAAGGTTTCTCCAAGTGTTGCTACTCCTACATCCGAAGAAGCATCTACAGAAACTTCTGAGGAAGAGGCCTCATCTACTGAAGCATCTGTCGATGGTGATAAACCAACTGATGAAAAGATCCCAGCATCATCAACTCCTGCACCAACTGAAGTTGATATTACGGAAAAACTCACAACTTTGGCTCCAACTACTGATGATTCTAAGCCTTCTGTCGAAGAGGACGAAAAGGTGCCATCCGGAGAAGAAAGCACTGAAGACAGCAGTGCAGCTACAACAGCTCGTCCAGAGACCGAGGGAGACCAAGACAAGAAACTGTTTGAGGAAGCCCCACTGCCAACCCCCGCTGCTCCTGCAGAAGCAGATAAGGATGTTGAGCATCCAGCAGACAAGGAAACTAGTACCGAGGCTGATATTGAGCAGGAACCAACCAAGGAAACGGATCAAGACAAGAATCTGTTTGAGGAAGCCCCACTGCCAACACCCGCTGCTCCGGCAGAAGCAGATAAGGATGTTGAGCATCCAGCAGATACGGAAAAGGAATCTGATACGACAACCAAGGCTACAATCTCTGAGGAAGAGAAGGAAACATCGGAAGATATTTCCACATCTGCTCCCGAAGTCACcaaagatgaagaagaaagTACCTCTGTACCTGTTGCATCTGATGAAGATGACGTCTCGAGCACTGAAAAGGTTTCTATTGACAAGGATGCTAAGGATAAGGCTACAACTGTTCCTCCAACCTCCGAAGATGAAGTATCTACCGTTTCTCAACTTCCTGAAGATGTTCACGATGAACAATCGACCACAACTGTGGCTTCTTCCGTACACAAAGTTACAACGAAACCATCTGAAGATGAGTCTTCAACGGCCGCTCCAGAAAAGACTGGAATTGTATCCGAGCCCACCGTCACAGTTTCTTCACCTGCTGCTGACAAAGATGAGTCTGACAAGGAATCAACAACTGCCTTACCAGCTGAGGATGAAGAAGATAAATTGGATGCTAGTACTGTCAGTCCTGCTCATGATGAAATACTATCAATACCGGAAGACAAAATTGATGAAAAACCAATTAAGCCAATTACTACCGATACTAAGAAACCAGAAGATGAGTCTGTTTCATCTGAACCATCTTCAACAGAGGCTGGCATTGAAAAGGAAACTGAAATTCCCTCGATCTCAACATCGCCATCAACTGAGGAGAAGGATCACGAAGACAAGACTGAGAATGCTGATGAAGAACACCTATCCTCAACAGAGAAAACTACTTCAGAAGAGCCTACTTCTGAGGAGGAAGCACCATCGACTTCAGTACCACATACGATTACCGCTTCGACATCTGCTCCTTCCGTCCATGATGAAGAACACAAAGACACCGAAGATATCACAACGGCAGTTCCCTCCAAGGCAACCGACGAAGACACAACATCTGCATCCGAGGAGATCGATGTGGACTCTAAACTTGCAACAACCATTAGTCCAAGCGTTCCTAATAAGGATGAAGAGAAGCCTGAAATCGAAGCCTCATCGACTGCATTGCCAACTACTGAGGGAGACAAGGAAATTCCAGAAGACAAAATTGATATTACAACTGCTGTTCCTATTCCCGAAGAGGAGAAACCTGCAGAAAAAGAGAAACCAGTTAGCATGGACATTTCAACAGATGCTCCATTTGTGGAAGATGTTTCGACAGAGTCTGAAGAGGAACTCCAAGATAAACTACCATCAACGACAACCAAATCTCCGGTTGATAAGGTCACAGAATCTACGACTAAAATTCCATCTGATGATGAAATTGAATCAGGCAAATTCACAACGGTTGCACCTTCTTCTGGAGAAGCCTCATCGAAACCAGATGATGAAAAGACACCTGCCGAGGAGGAAAGTACCGAAGACATTCTTGCTGCAACAATTGCTGTGCCACAGAGTACTGAAGATAAGAAGGAACCACCATTGCCAACGAGAGCGCCTACGGCTGAACCAGAGAAGGAAACCACGAGTCCAGCTTCATCTGAGAACGAAGTTGAATCCGATGAAGCAACTGAGCCTCCATCTTCAGAAGAGGAAGGTGAACAAATATCCCATGACGTCTTGCCTACAGCTGCTCCAGCTGATGACCAAACCAAGCAGGAAGGGGACAAAGCAGATTCAACAACTGTACAACCAATCGAAGAAGAGGAGGGTGTCAAGGAGCCTAAGCCCGAAGAGGGTATTGTTTCCACCACAGATGCTCAGCCATCAGAGAGCGGTAAACCATCTGAGAAGGAACCTTCAGCTACAATTGCACCATCTAAGGATGCACATGATGAAATTGAGCCTGCGACTGAAAAACCATCCGAAGAGGAAGATGAAGATAAGAAGATTGCATCTACCCCTGTGCCAACTGAAGAGGAATCAGAGCAACCATCGACAACCGCTGCCACTTCCATCAAGGCTGAAGGCACAACTCCATCTGCTGATGACAAGATCGATGTTACCACAGCTCCTGCAGCTGCTCCTGGTGCTCAAGATGATGATACAGAGGATACCACAGCGAAACCAGCTGTTGATAAGACTGAAGAAACTGGTGAACCCGTTAAAGATGGCATCACAACTCCCAAATCTGAGGAAGAAAAAGAAGCTGCACCAATTCCAACCACATTCAGAACTCCAGTTGACACTACTCTCTCTCCAATTCATGTTCCTGATGCTGAGGAAGTCGACAAGAAACCCATTGAAGATGTTATGTCACAAACGATTGCTCCCGAAACCGAGGAAGATGCCGAATCTGCCACAACTTCTGCTGAAGATGCTGACAAGACTCCAGTTACTGTTAcagttgctcctgctgctcatGACATTGAAGCAACCAGCGAAGTCAGCAAACATCCATCTGCCACAGAAGATGTGGGTAAGGAAACCACAGAGCCAAGTGCTGTTGAGCATGAGGATACCACTGATGAGGCTGCTGGTGCCAAGCTGAAACCACCAACGCCAGCGCCAACTGCCGATGAGGTTCCAACCAAGGCACCTGTCGAAGAGGGCACAGAGACCCCAGCTCAAGAACCCGACTCTGAGGAGCACACTGTTAAGCCAGCCGAGGAAGCAACCTCCACAGCAATTCCAGCTGTTGTCACAAGCTCAGATTCCTCCGAAGAGGGTGACGAATCTGCTGAATCGGAAGAGGCGCACACTCCAGCATCTGAGATTCCTCACAAGGAAGAGGATAGCGATGAATCAGTAGAGGATGGTACTGAGGCTGCTCCAGAGAAACCAGAACACGACGAGACAGCTGTTCCAGCCGTGgatgcaacaacagctgctgctgttacagAGAGCTCCAGCGAGGAATCCGCCACCAAACAGCCTGAAATTGACAGTATTATGACGGTTCATCCGTTGTTTAGCCATCATATCACCAGCACCACAAAGGCACCAGTTATCGACGACAGGGTCTCAGTTGATCAGACTGAAGCTGCTCCAGCCAAACCAAGCACCGAGACATCGACAACAGAAACTCCACTCACGACTACAGTGGCATCCAGTGCAGGACACGAACCCATTACACCACCTTCCTATGGCCAACAACCACAGTATCCATCATATCCTGAAGACGAATACGATGAGGAAGAGGTATTTGGTCCTGGCACCTGTCGCTATGCTGGCAAGATCTATGTATCGGCTCAGCAAATTCCACGCGACGATCCTTGCGatttctgcttctgctttagAAGCGACATTATTTGCTTGCAACAATCTTGTCCGCCTCCAATTTCTGGTTGCCACGAGGAGCCCATCTCTGGCTTCTGTTGTCCACGCTACGAGTGTCCTGTGTCCATGGCCGCTGTGCTAAATATAACGACAagcacaacaaccacaagcaCCACACTGCCACCACATTTCCTGAACTACTCTCATGGTGATGCTGTGAAACACACTGGCTGCCTAATCAACGGCAGATCTTATAAGGTGGGCGAACCCATCGAATCAACGAGTGGTCCCTGCATCAGTTGCAC ctgCGGCGGAGATGGCAACATGAAGTGCGATCCACAGCAATGCGTGCCGGAGCCAACGATGCGGCACGTGTTGGCTGCCGCTACGGCTCACCGCAAAAGATGA